The sequence ACTCAAGGCCGGCAGTATGCCCGGCAAACGGCTGGCCAGCAGGGTCTTGCCGGTGCCCGGCGGGCCAAACAGCAACAGGTTATGCCCGCCCGCCGCCGCCACGATCAAGGCCCGCTTGGCCTGAGCCTGGCCCTGCACATCGGCCAGATCGGCCGATACCGGTCGTGACTGCGGGCGCGACTCGACGTTGACCCCTGGTAATTCGCGCTCACCGCGCAGATGCTCGCACAACTCCAGCAGATGCTCGGCCGCGACTATCCGTACGCCGCGTACCAGCGCAGCCTCGGCGGCATTAGCACGCGGCAGCAGCAAGGTGCGATTCAGCGCCCGGCAGGCCAGCGCAGCCGGCAGCACCCCCTGAACCGGGCGCAACTCACCGGACAGCGCCAGCTCCCCTAAGCACTCGCATTCGTTCAGACAATCGCCGGGAATCTGCCCGCTGGCCGCCAGCAGCCCCAGGGCAATGGCCAGATCAAAACGCCCACCTTCCTTGGGCAGATCCGCCGGTGCCAGGTTGATGGTGATGCGCTTGAGGCTGGGGAACTCCAACTGGGCGTTCTGCAAGGCACTGCGGACCCGGTCCTTGCTTTCGCGCACGGCGGTTTCCGGCATGCCGACCAGGGTCAGGCTCGGCATGCCGTTGGCCAGGTGAACTTCGATGGTGACAGCCGGGGCCTGAATGCCGATCTTGGCTCGGCTATGAACTATGGCCAGGGACATGATCGCTCCTTGATCAGTCCACCTGCAGGTCAGGTGGTCGGTGGGGGGGTACGCTGCTCCAGGGCCTCGACCCGTTTTTCCAGGGCCTCCAGCCGTTCACGGGTACGCATCAGCACCGCCTGCTGGGTTTCAAACTCATCACGGCTGACCACATCCAGCTTGGCCAGGGCGCTTTGCAGCAAGGCTTTGAGGTGTTTCTCCAGCTCCGGCGGCGGCAATCCGCGCTCACTCATCAGCAACCGGGTGGCCTGGCTGCTGACCGCGTCAATCAACACTTTGTGCAACATGCTCTGCAACTCAATCGGCAATGGAATCGACCAGCCAAGGCTGGCGGCAAGTTGCCCAGTGTAGCACCCCCAGGCTGGCGGCGTCCCCAACCCTGGCGTGCCCCATGTGTGCACACAGCGGGCACTGAAGTTGTGAGCTATGCTCGATTTTGGTGCAAAGGCGTGCGCAATTGGCCTGACCAAAACCATCAAAACATTTCTATTTGACTGAAAAATAAGGAAAAACGAAAACTGGCAGGGTTCCTGCTTAGCACATCGCAGCTGCCAAGGAAGGGATAACCCAAACGGGGCACCCACCTGAAGCCAGCCTGACTTTGCGAGGAGCCATCATCTAAGGAGCACAAGACGATGCGGCAGTTACACCCGGTTCGCGGGGCCATGACAAAACCTGGTTTTGTCGGCAGACCGGCCAACTGCATCAGCCTCGGAGCATTGTCCGTTTCTAAAAGCCTCTAACTCGGCATAGACTTGCCCTGTCCCCCCAGGGCAGTCCATCAAACGGGAGTATTGAAATGAAACTAGTAACGGCTGTTATCAAGCCTTTCAAACTGGACGACGTGCGTGAAGCACTGTCCGAGATCGGCGTTCAGGGTATCACCGTGACCGAGGTCAAGGGTTTTGGCCGACAGAAAGGTCACACC is a genomic window of Halopseudomonas phragmitis containing:
- a CDS encoding accessory factor UbiK family protein; translation: MLHKVLIDAVSSQATRLLMSERGLPPPELEKHLKALLQSALAKLDVVSRDEFETQQAVLMRTRERLEALEKRVEALEQRTPPPTT